The Rhodospirillales bacterium nucleotide sequence TTGAACGACCCGCAGAAAACGCACTTGCGGCCCCGCTCAAAGTTGGCCGCACACCCGAAAACCCTCGAACCCCCTATAACCATGCGCCTTTCCTCCTAGCACATGGTTACGAATCGCCCTAATTACCAATGTTTTTGTGGATAGGACTTTTGGGTTCGTTTCGCGATCCGACCGACCGGCGACGAACCCGTTTCCGGGTTTCGGAACGCCACCCAAACGACCGCCAGGTTTTGAGGAGAAACAGGATGTCGGAAGAATCACGACCGCTCTCCGGACGGGAGCGCACGTTCGCCAACGACGAGGTCATCGTCAGCAAGACCGATCTCAAGGGCAAGATCACCTACGCCAACCGCGTGTTCCTGCGGCTCGCCGACATGACCGAGAAGGAAGCCATCGGCGCGCCGCACAGCGTCATTCGCAATCCCACCATGCCGCGCTGCGTCTTCAAGCTGCTGTGGGACACGATCCAGAACGGCAAGGAAATTTTCGCTTACGTGGTCAACCGCTCCAAGAACGGCGACCATTACTGGGTCTTGGCGCACGTGACGCCGAGCCGGGATTCGTCGGGCAACATCGTCGGCTACCACTCCAACCGCCGCGTGCCCGACCGGCGCATCCTCGACCAGACCATCATCCCGCTCTACCGCAGTCTCCTGCAGGAAGAGGAACGGCACGCCAACCGCAAGGAGGGGATGCAGTCCGCCTACAACACGCTCGTCAACCTGCTCCAGGAAAAGAAGGTCGCCTATGACGAATTTATCCTCTCTCTCTAAAACCAACATGATGGCCGTCGCTACGGCCGTCATGGCGCTGGTCGCCTTAATCGATGAAATCGTATTGGGCGAACGGGCGATTTTGCTCATGACGCTGATGGTCATCACTTTGGCCCTGGCCGTCGGTGTCGTGTTCATGTCGCGCAAGGTCAGCGCGGCCGTCGTCCAAATGACCGCGGTGTGCAAGGCCATCGACCGCGGCGATTTTGAATCGCGCGTGGTCAACGTCACCGAAAAAGGCGACCTCGGCGAAATGATGCACGCCCTCAACGACGCGGTCGACCGCGCCGACGCCTACGTGCGCGAATCGGCGGCGTCGCTGGGCTACGTCGCCGAAAACAAGTATTTCCGCCGCATTCTCGAAACCGGCATGACCGGCGCGTTCCTCAACGCCAGCCGGGCGGTCAACGCCGCCGCCGGCGCCATCGAGAAGAAGGTCAAGGATTTCGGCAAGGTCACCCAGGCCTTCGAGACCAACGTCAAATCGGTGATCGGCACGGTCGCGGCCGCCGCGACCGAGCTGCAATCCACCGCCGAATCGATGGAAACCATCGCCAAGAACACCAGCGAGCGTTCGACCGCGGTTTCGGCGGCGTCCGAGGAGGCCTCGACCAACGTGCAGACGGTCGCGGCGGCGGCGGAGGAGCTTTCCGCTTCCATTTCCGAGATCAGCCGTCAGGTCAGCCAATCGAGCAAGATCGCGGCGACCGCGGTTGAAACCGCCAAGAACGCCGATGCCCGCATTCAAGGGCTGGCGTCGGCGTCGCAGAAGATCGGCGAGGTGGTGGAATTGATCACCTCGATCGCCGACCAGACCAACCTGCTCGCGCTCAACGCGACCATCGAGGCGGCCCGCGCCGGCGACGCCGGCAAGGGCTTCGCGGTGGTGGCGGCGGAAGTGAAGAACCTCGCCAACCAGACCGCCAAGGCGACCGAGGAAATCGGCACCCA carries:
- a CDS encoding HAMP domain-containing protein; translation: MTNLSSLSKTNMMAVATAVMALVALIDEIVLGERAILLMTLMVITLALAVGVVFMSRKVSAAVVQMTAVCKAIDRGDFESRVVNVTEKGDLGEMMHALNDAVDRADAYVRESAASLGYVAENKYFRRILETGMTGAFLNASRAVNAAAGAIEKKVKDFGKVTQAFETNVKSVIGTVAAAATELQSTAESMETIAKNTSERSTAVSAASEEASTNVQTVAAAAEELSASISEISRQVSQSSKIAATAVETAKNADARIQGLASASQKIGEVVELITSIADQTNLLALNATIEAARAGDAGKGFAVVAAEVKNLANQTAKATEEIGTQIGGIQSSTKDAVAAIGEISRIIGEINQTSSAIAAAVEEQGAATQEIARNVEQASKGTSEVATNVVEVTKAADETGQAAAQVLEAASELSKQSEGLGKSIDDFLVELKKVV
- a CDS encoding PAS domain-containing protein, with amino-acid sequence MSEESRPLSGRERTFANDEVIVSKTDLKGKITYANRVFLRLADMTEKEAIGAPHSVIRNPTMPRCVFKLLWDTIQNGKEIFAYVVNRSKNGDHYWVLAHVTPSRDSSGNIVGYHSNRRVPDRRILDQTIIPLYRSLLQEEERHANRKEGMQSAYNTLVNLLQEKKVAYDEFILSL